The proteins below are encoded in one region of Apium graveolens cultivar Ventura chromosome 4, ASM990537v1, whole genome shotgun sequence:
- the LOC141719411 gene encoding uncharacterized protein LOC141719411 has product MSILSWNCHGLGTPWAFQFLKEFVLQKRPDFIFLSEILCKQVTVEKFQQAVNFEGKMVVETQGHSGGIALLWRFQNEVTLRTFNKNHIDVFVKNKDGDEFRLTGVYGEPDRQKRKETWDMIRMLSSINTDPWCLIGDMNNVLSQADKQGGRPYPQWLIQGFRDVIEDCSLTDLDLDGYPFTWERGAGTGDWIEVRLD; this is encoded by the coding sequence ATGAGTATTTTGAGCTGGAATTGCCATGGGCTTGGGACCCCGTGGGCGTTTCAATTCCTAAAGGAGTTTGTTCTCCAAAAGAGACCCGATTTTATCTTTTTAAGTGAAATTTTATGCAAGCAAGTAACAGTTGAGAAGTTTCAGCAGGCTGTAAATTTTGAAGGAAAGATGGTAGTGGAAACTCAAGGTCATAGTGGTGGAATTGCATTGCTGTGGCGATTTCAAAATGAGGTGACTTTGAGAACTTTTAACAAGAATCATATAGACGTTTTTGTGAAGAATAAAGATGGAGATGAATTTAGATTAACTGGTGTGTACGGAGAGCCTGACAGACAGAAAAGGAAAGAGACATGGGATATGATTCGTATGTTATCAAGTATAAACACTGATCCTTGGTGTTTAATTGGTGACATGAATAATGTGCTCTCTCAGGCTGATAAGCAAGGTGGTAGACCTTACCCTCAGTGGTTAATACAGGGTTTTCGTGATGTAATAGAAGATTGTAGCTTAACAGATTTGGACTTGGATGGCTACCCGTTTACTTGGGAGAGGGGAGCTGGAACTGGAGATTGGATAGAAGTGAGACTGGATTGA